Proteins encoded in a region of the Nicotiana tomentosiformis chromosome 9, ASM39032v3, whole genome shotgun sequence genome:
- the LOC104115434 gene encoding F-box protein At4g35930: protein MGKVSPKNCQSKTPKQKRRSRSTTGRYLRPGALAQLRYTKVSAAKSCTDLGKKRVAVITSDETKDQVVLQNNNVCETPTILSPVRFCYGAMHTPIDVSKQKNLQMTPKTPGAFECTSESRLESLPMDLLVKILCHLHHDQLKAVFHVSQKIRKAVIQARIFHFNYTTPDRMRQEMLRTMTPLPTDHWPFVSKEDRNGAWLPSPHTPKAPKHGPRPPSRLKFTEMRQIAAVLFQESVFPSRCLVPSVIQKPLCKSLGSNRVLFYEDELCQAVAQNKLR from the exons ATGGGTAAAGTGTCACCCAAAAATTGTCAATCCAAGACCCCAAAACAGAAAAGGCGGTCGAGGAGTACAACAGGCAGGTATTTGAGACCAGGTGCTTTGGCACAGCTTCGTTACACTAAGGTATCGGCTGCTAAATCTTGTACGGATCTTGGGAAGAAAAGGGTGGCAGTAATTACTTCAGATGAAACAAAAGATCAAGTTGTGCTTCAAAATAATAATGTTTGTGAAACTCCGACAATTTTATCACCCGTGAGGTTTTGTTATGGTGCTATGCATACGCCCATTGATGTATCTAAGCAGAAGAATTTGCAGATGACACCAAAGACACCTGGTGCATTTGAGTGCACATCAGAGTCGAGGCTCGAGTCTCTTCCGATGGATTTACTG GTTAAAATACTTTGCCATCTGCACCACGACCAACTCAAAGCAGTTTTCCATGTCTCTCAAAAAATCAGGAAGGCA GTAATTCAGGCAAGGATTTTCCATTTCAATTATACTACTCCAGATAGAATGCGGCAGGAGATGTTAAGAACCATGACTCCTCTCCCCACTGATCACTGGCCATTTGTAAG CAAAGAGGACAGAAACGGTGCATGGCTCCCCTCTCCTCATACTCCTAAGGCTCCAAAACATGGTCCACGTCCACCATCCCGTCTCAAGTTCACAGAGATGAGGCAAATTGCAGCTGTTCTTTTCCAAGAGTCAGTATTTCCTTCAAGATGCTTGGTTCCATCTGTTATACAAAAGCCCCTATGCAAGTCCTTGGGTTCTAATAGAGTTCTATTCTATGAGGATGAACTATGCCAGGCTGTTGCTCAGAATAAACTCCgttaa